The following are encoded together in the uncultured Draconibacterium sp. genome:
- a CDS encoding ABC transporter permease, which produces MRTIRYILQKEFRQIFRNKTMLPMIFMVPIMQMLLLVFAATYDIKRIDLVVVDHDLSSTSRELIAKFDGIPFFNVVKLEQSEKLAEANLLKDEGDAVLIFPTNFERNLIRDDKTQVHLLINAIESNSAQLIFSYSSNIIAGYNKHIITEWKGIPEFTPPSQVKISENYWYNPELDYKWFMAPGILAVLVTVIGMFMSGMNLVREKEIGTIEQLNVTPVKKYQFIIGKLVPFWVIGLFDLAFGLTIAWLVFDLPIVGSLFTLFFMAGVYLISVLGLGLFISTVTDTQQQVMFVAFFFMMIFILMGGIFTPVESMPVWAQKIDHLNPIYYFMRIMRMVVLKGSGFFDLIKEFIALLILGITFLSLAIWRYRKTA; this is translated from the coding sequence ATGAGAACAATACGATACATTCTTCAAAAAGAATTCAGGCAAATATTTCGGAACAAAACCATGTTACCCATGATTTTTATGGTTCCGATCATGCAAATGCTACTGCTGGTTTTTGCAGCCACTTACGACATAAAACGAATCGATCTTGTTGTGGTTGATCATGACCTGTCATCGACATCACGTGAACTGATTGCCAAATTCGACGGTATACCCTTTTTTAATGTGGTAAAACTAGAGCAGTCGGAGAAACTGGCCGAAGCCAATTTACTAAAAGACGAAGGTGATGCAGTGCTGATTTTTCCAACCAATTTTGAGAGGAACTTGATTCGCGACGATAAAACGCAGGTGCACCTTCTGATTAATGCCATCGAGAGCAACTCTGCTCAGCTCATTTTTTCGTATTCGTCGAATATTATAGCCGGGTACAATAAACACATTATTACTGAATGGAAGGGTATTCCTGAATTTACTCCACCGTCGCAGGTAAAAATCTCTGAAAATTACTGGTACAACCCCGAACTGGACTACAAATGGTTTATGGCTCCGGGAATTCTGGCCGTTCTTGTAACGGTTATCGGAATGTTTATGTCGGGAATGAATTTAGTTCGCGAAAAAGAAATAGGCACCATCGAACAACTCAACGTAACACCGGTAAAAAAATACCAGTTTATAATTGGCAAACTGGTTCCGTTTTGGGTAATCGGGCTTTTCGACCTGGCCTTTGGCTTAACCATTGCCTGGCTGGTATTTGATTTGCCGATAGTTGGCAGCTTGTTTACCTTGTTTTTTATGGCAGGCGTTTATTTGATCAGCGTATTGGGATTGGGGCTTTTTATTTCAACCGTAACCGATACCCAACAACAAGTTATGTTTGTAGCTTTCTTTTTTATGATGATTTTTATTTTGATGGGCGGTATTTTTACACCTGTTGAGAGTATGCCGGTGTGGGCACAAAAAATTGACCATTTAAACCCGATCTATTATTTTATGCGAATCATGCGGATGGTTGTGCTAAAGGGATCAGGCTTTTTCGACTTGATAAAAGAATTTATTGCACTACTTATTTTAGGAATTACATTTTTGAGTCTGGCAATTTGGAGGTATCGAAAAACGGCTTAA
- a CDS encoding CPBP family intramembrane glutamic endopeptidase, which produces MKRNLVYTTLLLVGFIVSYFASKILYFFNPAWATYLPKNAFLWHTSWFVLRLLPVACIAALVSKKKILSDLGLSAKFLQPFLYALLFTMPMFIGFALVGKVNSEFNFNKVSSNCIYPGIFEEILVRSFLIGLLFRRLKWGFIPASLLGALFFGAWHIYQGHDLLSSISAFLVTAAGSIWFGWLYLEWRFNAWINICLHILMNFSWLLFSVEGGASGTIWANVFRILTVVISILLTIKIQSKKKGFIVNRKTLWSNA; this is translated from the coding sequence ATGAAGCGAAATTTAGTTTACACAACATTACTACTTGTCGGATTTATTGTTTCTTATTTTGCATCAAAAATTTTATATTTTTTTAATCCCGCCTGGGCTACGTATTTACCCAAAAATGCTTTCCTGTGGCATACTTCCTGGTTTGTTTTACGTTTACTTCCTGTCGCTTGCATTGCAGCACTTGTTTCAAAAAAGAAAATATTGAGCGATCTTGGTTTAAGTGCTAAATTTCTTCAGCCATTTTTATACGCCTTGTTATTTACAATGCCTATGTTTATTGGGTTTGCCCTTGTAGGGAAGGTAAACTCGGAGTTCAATTTCAATAAAGTATCTTCGAATTGCATATATCCCGGAATATTTGAAGAAATTTTGGTACGTAGCTTTCTAATCGGATTGTTATTTCGTCGTTTAAAATGGGGATTTATACCTGCCTCACTACTGGGAGCACTATTTTTCGGTGCCTGGCATATTTACCAGGGACACGACCTGTTAAGCTCTATATCTGCCTTTTTAGTCACAGCCGCCGGTTCAATTTGGTTTGGGTGGTTATATCTGGAATGGCGTTTTAACGCTTGGATTAATATATGTCTTCATATTCTGATGAACTTTAGCTGGCTTTTATTTAGTGTTGAAGGTGGAGCTTCCGGAACTATTTGGGCAAATGTTTTTAGAATACTAACGGTTGTAATTTCAATTTTACTCACTATCAAAATACAATCAAAAAAGAAAGGATTTATAGTGAATAGAAAAACACTTTGGAGCAATGCCTAA
- a CDS encoding four helix bundle protein — protein MKNFKNLNIWRKGIDLVVNVYIKSKQFPKEEIYGITSQMRRAAVSIPSNIAEGSGRNSDKDFNRFLDISLGSSFELETQLIIAHELEFLSDKDFNELNEKVIEEQKMITGLQKSLK, from the coding sequence ATGAAAAATTTCAAAAATTTGAATATTTGGAGAAAAGGAATAGACCTGGTAGTAAATGTTTATATAAAATCGAAACAGTTTCCGAAAGAGGAAATTTATGGAATAACAAGCCAAATGAGACGTGCTGCTGTTTCAATTCCTTCAAATATTGCCGAAGGTTCTGGCAGAAATTCTGATAAAGATTTTAATCGTTTTTTAGATATTTCACTTGGTTCTTCATTCGAATTAGAAACGCAATTAATAATTGCACATGAACTCGAATTTCTTTCAGACAAGGATTTTAACGAACTGAATGAAAAAGTAATAGAAGAACAAAAAATGATTACCGGATTACAAAAAAGTTTAAAATAA
- a CDS encoding LytTR family DNA-binding domain-containing protein: MQLKKSFLKQNIPFTSNQGQIINGSVFGILVFFILVVFQPFGTQSFSIQFKSFFLFGYGFITALSFALFYIAGSKWLTKWFNPQNWTVLKECVSFIVLFNFMTILCLVYHQQLIGGYSITWIVYFHFFKYSVAVGTLPFLIIFYHKFISRRENITIEKTVNTKKPQLITFESSNKTEKSLILAENEILYLKSDGNYVEVYSCSNSKLNKHLIRNTLNTMISQLPAENFLKIHRSFVANLNFAEQIGLNGSTYELTLANNIKLPVSRTLAKTLKQKLV; encoded by the coding sequence ATGCAATTGAAAAAGAGTTTTCTAAAACAGAACATTCCATTTACAAGCAATCAAGGTCAAATAATTAATGGCAGTGTTTTTGGCATTTTGGTATTTTTTATTCTGGTTGTATTTCAACCTTTCGGTACCCAATCATTTTCAATTCAGTTTAAATCTTTCTTCCTTTTTGGGTATGGTTTTATTACTGCTCTTAGTTTTGCACTTTTTTACATTGCTGGATCGAAGTGGTTAACAAAATGGTTTAACCCACAAAACTGGACCGTTTTAAAGGAATGTGTTTCGTTTATAGTTCTTTTCAATTTCATGACAATTTTATGTTTGGTGTATCATCAGCAGCTTATTGGAGGGTATTCCATTACCTGGATTGTTTATTTCCATTTTTTTAAATACAGTGTAGCTGTGGGAACTTTACCCTTTCTTATTATTTTTTATCACAAGTTCATCTCGAGAAGAGAAAATATAACCATCGAGAAAACAGTTAATACGAAAAAGCCGCAACTGATTACATTTGAAAGTTCCAATAAAACCGAGAAATCGTTGATTTTAGCAGAGAATGAGATTTTATATTTAAAGTCGGATGGCAATTATGTTGAGGTTTACAGTTGCAGTAATTCCAAATTAAACAAACATTTGATCCGAAATACCCTGAATACGATGATCTCGCAACTACCTGCCGAGAATTTTTTAAAAATTCATCGTTCATTTGTTGCCAATTTAAATTTTGCCGAACAAATAGGCTTAAACGGTTCTACTTATGAGTTAACTCTAGCAAATAACATCAAACTACCTGTTTCAAGAACGCTTGCAAAAACCTTAAAACAAAAGTTAGTATAA
- a CDS encoding ABC transporter permease translates to MKQLISFIKKEFYHIFRDPRTMLILFGIPVAQLLIFGTVIKSEITDIHIAIYDQAKDKTSQEITHKLLSSGYFILDKNLENMDDIDAIFKKGKVREVIVFKTDFGKNLVKEGTAEMQLIADASDPNTAKLAIGYTSAIVNDYIKKLYPEMKMPMQITPEVRMYFNEEMQSAYMFVPGVMAMILMLISAMMTSISITREKELGTMEILLVSPLKPAQIIVGKVIPYLLLSIANAFVIVLMGRFVFGVPITGSFILLMLETILFIMMALCLGILISTVAKNQMVAMFISMIGLLLPTMLLSGFIFPVKNMPIPLQVLSHAMPAKYFITIIRGIMLKGVGLFYIWKETAVLTGMTLFFIALSVRKFKIRLE, encoded by the coding sequence ATGAAACAACTTATATCCTTCATAAAAAAAGAATTCTACCACATTTTTCGCGATCCGCGAACGATGCTCATCCTGTTTGGAATTCCTGTTGCTCAACTTCTGATTTTCGGAACGGTAATTAAAAGCGAAATTACCGACATTCACATTGCCATTTACGATCAGGCAAAAGACAAAACAAGTCAGGAAATCACGCATAAACTTTTATCATCGGGTTACTTTATTTTGGATAAAAACCTTGAGAACATGGATGATATTGATGCCATTTTCAAAAAAGGGAAAGTACGTGAAGTGATTGTTTTTAAAACTGATTTTGGCAAAAACCTTGTAAAAGAAGGCACTGCCGAAATGCAGCTTATTGCCGATGCTTCCGATCCGAATACTGCAAAACTAGCCATTGGCTACACTTCGGCGATTGTAAACGACTACATAAAAAAATTGTATCCCGAAATGAAAATGCCGATGCAAATAACACCTGAAGTACGTATGTATTTTAACGAGGAAATGCAAAGTGCCTACATGTTTGTTCCGGGGGTAATGGCAATGATTTTAATGCTTATTTCGGCCATGATGACGTCTATTTCAATCACTCGCGAAAAGGAACTCGGAACCATGGAAATCCTTTTGGTTTCGCCACTAAAACCGGCACAAATAATTGTCGGGAAAGTAATTCCATACCTATTATTATCAATCGCCAACGCGTTTGTAATTGTGTTAATGGGGCGTTTTGTTTTTGGAGTTCCAATCACCGGTAGCTTTATTTTGCTAATGCTCGAAACCATTCTGTTTATAATGATGGCTTTGTGTTTGGGAATATTAATTTCAACTGTGGCAAAAAATCAGATGGTTGCCATGTTTATTTCAATGATTGGATTATTGCTGCCAACCATGTTGTTGTCAGGCTTTATTTTTCCGGTTAAAAACATGCCCATTCCGCTACAGGTACTTAGCCATGCTATGCCGGCAAAATATTTCATTACCATTATTCGCGGAATTATGCTGAAAGGCGTCGGACTATTTTATATCTGGAAAGAAACAGCTGTGTTAACTGGAATGACTTTGTTTTTTATTGCACTGAGTGTGAGGAAGTTTAAGATTAGGTTGGAGTAG